One Helianthus annuus cultivar XRQ/B chromosome 12, HanXRQr2.0-SUNRISE, whole genome shotgun sequence genomic region harbors:
- the LOC110895692 gene encoding zinc finger protein ZAT4, translating into MEDEHDELRFVCKLCDKKYPSGKSLGGHMRSHVIAAAAATAANSSESDEKFSSLLIDGNGMDNGNPSAYGLRENPRKTWRAVGSTIGSSTFAFPNEKICKQCGKGFQSLKALCGHMACHSEKDRNFKDYDHSWTSENLEQDDKLIIDSHSDTEEPEFQDPTRVTRSKTKRYKKVVIKPYSLNVALTNNDSNNSNYNYGSSSVSETDELDQEEVAMCLMMLSKDSANWAGVNSVVESSDNNSAVLETKSSSVERISKKSSGGLDADSVQFENLTARKVESDISVEELLRYGDPNKKSKRVFDKTQELTYEQKLEIRRNLFREFAYLKKRVRDDDDSYTPELEREGPNKKRNKYECLNCNKVFTSFQGLGGHRPCHKKNNTVGSKHDSGENSLEGDFAHTRKAKYDKKTTKVKKIKGHECPICFRMFKSGQALGGHKRSHFINGSMDHYAAMGHAAPSCSDMIDLNLPAPEEDQD; encoded by the coding sequence ATGGAGGATGAGCATGATGAACTGAGATTTGTGTGTAAGTTGTGTGATAAGAAGTACCCAAGTGGGAAGTCACTTGGTGGTCACATGAGGTCTCATGTGATCGCTGCTGCGGCAGCCACCGCAGCAAACTCATCGGAGTCCGATGAGAAGTTTTCGTCTTTGTTGATTGATGGAAATGGAATGGATAACGGGAACCCGAGTGCTTACGGGTTGAGAGAGAACCCGAGAAAGACTTGGAGAGCGGTCGGTTCTACGATTGGTTCTTCGACATTCGCGTTCCCAAATGAGAAGATTTGTAAGCAATGTGGTAAAGGGTTTCAATCTTTAAAAGCTTTATGTGGTCATATGGCTTGTCATTCTGAAAAAGATAGAAACTTTAAGGATTATGATCATTCTTGGACCAGTGAGAATCTTGAACAAGATGATAAGCTGATCATCGATAGCCATTCCGACACTGAAGAACCCGAGTTTCAAGACCCGACCCGTGTGACAAGATCCAAGACCAAGAGGTACAAAAAGGTTGTTATCAAACCTTACTCTTTAAATGTGGCATTAACCAATAATGATAGTAATAATAGTAATTACAATTATGGGTCATCTTCTGTTTCTGAGACTGATGAGCTTGATCAAGAAGAAGTTGCTATGTGTTTGATGATGTTGTCAAAAGATTCCGCGAATTGGGCCGGTGTGAATTCGGTTGTCGAATCGTCGGACAATAACTCTGCTGTTCTCGAGACGAAATCGTCTTCGGTTGAAAGAATCAGTAAGAAATCAAGTGGCGGTTTGGATGCCGATAGTGTTCAATTCGAGAATCTTACTGCTAGAAAAGTCGAATCCGACATTTCGGTTGAGGAATTGCTTCGATACGGTGACCCGAACAAGAAGTCGAAACGGGTATTCGATAAAACGCAAGAACTGACTTACGAACAGAAGCTCGAAATAAGAAGGAATTTGTTTAGAGAATTCGCGTATTTGAAAAAAAGAGTTCGCGATGATGATGATTCATATACTCCTGAATTAGAACGCGAGGGGCCGAATAAGAAACGAAACAAGTACGAATGCTTGAACTGCAACAAggtttttacgtcgtttcaaggGCTTGGCGGGCATAGACCGTGTCACAAAAAGAACAATACGGTCGGGTCAAAACACGACAGTGGCGAAAACAGTTTAGAAGGTGACTTTGCACATACTCGAAAGGCGAAATACGATAAGAAAACAACGAAGGTGAAAAAGATCAAAGGGCACGAATGCCCGATTTGTTTCAGGATGTTTAAATCGGGGCAAGCTTTAGGTGGTCACAAACGGTCTCATTTTATTAACGGGTCGATGGATCATTATGCGGCCATGGGTCATGCGGCTCCATCGTGTTCGGATATGATTGATCTCAATCTTCCTGCTCCAGAAGAGGACCAGGATTGA